Proteins from a single region of Candidatus Rubrimentiphilum sp.:
- the hpnK gene encoding hopanoid biosynthesis-associated protein HpnK: MSSLVKEAAMRRLIVTADDFGLAIPVNEAVERAHLHGILSTASLMVAAPETADAVERARHLPKLRVGLHVVLVNGRPALAAERVPDLVDSQGRFAANLFAAGVRYFFKPGVRRQLEDEIREQFRLFSQTGLQLDHANAQNHMHVHPTVLSLMMKVGREFGLRAIRIPNEPFGPAWRATGTHFGSRCAQSIFLSPWLALMKSRVRANGFAANDYVFGMIDSGHMDAQQLRGFIAQLPSGVSEIYSHPATAGWAQADPPDADYAGEFAALIDRSVIADLQTSNITPASFSDLAHDGV; encoded by the coding sequence GTGAGTTCCTTGGTGAAAGAAGCGGCGATGCGCCGCCTGATTGTGACCGCGGACGACTTCGGATTGGCGATTCCCGTGAACGAGGCCGTCGAGCGGGCGCACCTGCACGGGATCTTGTCGACCGCCAGCCTGATGGTTGCGGCGCCCGAAACGGCCGACGCCGTTGAGCGAGCTCGCCATTTGCCGAAGCTGCGCGTCGGATTGCACGTGGTGCTCGTCAACGGCCGTCCGGCGCTGGCTGCCGAGCGCGTTCCGGACTTGGTGGATTCGCAAGGCCGGTTTGCAGCCAATCTCTTTGCGGCCGGCGTTCGCTACTTTTTCAAACCAGGGGTGCGACGGCAGCTCGAAGATGAGATCCGGGAACAGTTTCGGCTATTTTCGCAAACCGGACTCCAGCTTGACCACGCCAATGCGCAAAATCACATGCATGTCCATCCGACAGTACTCTCGCTGATGATGAAAGTCGGGCGCGAGTTCGGGTTGCGCGCGATTCGCATTCCGAACGAACCGTTCGGGCCTGCCTGGCGCGCTACAGGTACACATTTCGGCTCGCGTTGCGCGCAGAGCATCTTCTTGTCACCGTGGCTGGCCCTGATGAAAAGCCGCGTGCGCGCAAACGGCTTTGCAGCCAACGACTATGTTTTTGGCATGATCGATTCCGGCCACATGGACGCGCAGCAGCTCCGCGGATTTATCGCTCAGCTGCCATCGGGAGTCTCGGAGATCTATTCGCACCCGGCGACCGCAGGATGGGCGCAGGCCGATCCGCCCGATGCCGACTACGCCGGCGAATTCGCTGCGCTGATCGACCGATCGGTGATCGCCGACCTGCAAACATCGAACATAACGCCGGCCAGCTTCAGCGATTTGGCGCACGATGGCGTTTAA